One stretch of Anolis carolinensis isolate JA03-04 chromosome 3, rAnoCar3.1.pri, whole genome shotgun sequence DNA includes these proteins:
- the LOC103278249 gene encoding nodal homolog: MTTGFRQPCNLTKWRRRACGSKGEAWRARSEGRLSLAEPGDERRRRRSATMQTLLLLLLLLLAGLAHEGGASSALTRRPCAAWPAYLLGLSRSSALPPTGLVRSLRPHSVHQVGQKWSIVFNLSIYQEEELQLAELRLHLPRSERNSSFNSTPVSVELYHRQEINCPSAQSCIHINHLGSFGVSPSAPSNWIVLEVTEQLQKWFANSSSAKDPAKEVVNQRQQHKKNLPKTVTSKCGSVDRRAILVLFLRLSKGKKELSGPTLLQTVKGSKFIHQETPKKTVSLWNSKRHRRHKNPKDSSSLSSEELELKQLCRRVDFLINFEAIGWDSWIVYPKQYNAFRCEGMCPVPLREEFQPTNNAYMQSVLKYHYPERVPTACCIPVRLSPLSLLYYEEGRISLGHHEDMIVEECGCR, from the exons ATGACTACAGGATTCAGGCAGCCTTGCAATCTGACAAAATGGCGGAGGCGGGCCTGCGGGTCAAAAGGGGAGGCCTGGCGGGCCCGGAGCGAAGGCCGGCTCTCCTTGGCCGAGCCGGGCGATGAAAGGCGGCGCAGACGCTCAGCCACGATGCAGACGCTGCTCCTGCTCCTCTTGCTCCTGCTGGCGGGCCTGGCACACGAAGGAGGCGCTTCCTCGGCCCTCACCCGCAGGCCCTGCGCCGCCTGGCCAGCCTACCTGCTAGGCCTCTCCCGCAGCAGCGCCCTCCCGCCCACCGGCCTCGTCCGCAGCCTCCGGCCCCACA GTGTCCATCAGGTGGGACAAAAATGGAGCATTGTTTTCAACCTTTCTATTTATCAAGAAGAAGAGCTGCAGCTAGCTGAGTTAAGACTTCACCTGCCCAGGTCTGAGAGGAACTCTTCTTTCAACAGTACACCAGTGTCAGTGGAGCTGTATCACCGGCAGGAAATAAATTGCCCAAGTGCCCAAAGCTGCATACATATTAACCACTTAGGCTCCTTTGGGGTATCCCCATCAGCACCTTCAAACTGGATAGTCCTGGAAGTCACAGAGCAGCTGCAGAAGTGGTTTGCCAATAGCAGTTCAGCAAAGGATCCTGCCAAGGAAGTTGTAAATCAAAGACAGCAacataaaaaaaatcttccaaagaCAGTAACCAGCAAGTGTGGATCTGTGGATAGAAGGGCCATATTGGTGCTTTTCTTAAGACTttccaaaggaaagaaagaattaaGTGGCCCGACTTTACTCCAGACAGTGAAGGGTTCAAAATTCATTCATCAGGAGACACCAAAAAAGACAGTATCCCTCTGGAACAGCAAGAGGCACAGGCGCCACAAGAACCCCAAAGATTCATCTTCACTGAGCTCGGAAGAGCTAGAGCTCAAACAACTGTGTCGAAGGGTGGACTTCCTTATTAACTTTGAGGCGATAGGCTGGGATTCCTGGATTGTATATCCCAAGCAATACAATGCCTTCCGCTGTGAGGGAATGTGTCCTGTCCCATTGAGAGAAGAATTCCAGCCAACAAACAATGCCTATATGCAG AGTGTGCTGAAATACCATTATCCTGAACGAGTTCCTACTGCCTGCTGCATCCCAGTGAGACTGAGCCCGCTAAGCCTGCTCTATTATGAAGAAGGACGGATTAGCTTAGGTCATCATGAAGATATGATAGTGGAAGAGTGTGGATGTCGCTGA